One genomic region from Anopheles bellator chromosome 2, idAnoBellAS_SP24_06.2, whole genome shotgun sequence encodes:
- the LOC131211903 gene encoding protein PALS2 isoform X1: protein MHYDSAKQIDNAAFQHVRDNLTERNGRSEANETDLVFLQGILANPAVTQLIKIQDKLEEAPAALRPARVENAPLLKEVIDRCSLSRNPHARELARIFRYPHFRALLEAHDEIGETLLQNPAQSTPSPSPSSTAAAQVAGQLSSSNGNGGGSELVDGATSAELLVGGEMPGETIKMVGIRRNPDEPLGLTVEVDEHEQLVVARIIAGGMIDRQGLLHPGDVILEVNGVPVTTPEELQGEISQAKESVTLKIGPSLEEEMKSARLTMAGGQVKNGRNLDTGKKLTCYMRALFDYDPNEDNLLPCKEIGLSFLRGDILQIINVKDPNWWQAKHAGEDGPTGLIPSQELEERRQAYVPPEADFVHKIGICGTRISKKKRKILYKTKQNSEFDKADLMLYEEVTKMPPFKRKTLVLVGVAGVGRRTLKNRLINSDLDKFGSVLPHTSRQPRPLEESGKAYWFSDREEMEQEIRENKFLEFGEHNGNLYGTHLDSIRDVIRQGKMCVLDCSPAALKTLHNSPEFMPFVVFIAAPGMEQLKLLYSERRSASGSTRNLHFDRQSSIRYSSRRAKTLESLASLYEDDDLISAVEESALLQRKYDKYLDMVIVNEDFDDTFRQVTEALEQLSHEHQWVPVNWIY, encoded by the exons ATGCACTACGATAGCGCCAAGCAAATCGACAACG CGGCCTTTCAACACGTCCGGGACAATCTGACCGAGCGCAATGGGCGCTCGgaggcgaacgaaacggaccTCGTGTTTCTGCAGGGCATCCTGGCGAATCCTGCCGTCACCCAGCTGATCAAG ATCCAGGACAAGCTCGAGGAAGCTCCAGCGGCGCTACGACCAGCACGGGTGGAGAACGCACCGTTACTGAAGGaggtgatcgatcggtgcaGTCTGTCGAGGAACCCGCACGCGCGCGAACTAGCCCGCATCTTCCGGTATCCCCATTTTCGCGCCCTCCTCGAGGCCCACGACGAGATTGGCGAGACGCTGCTGCAGAACCCAGCCCAGAGCacaccgtcgccatcgccatcgtcgacgGCAGCAGCTCAGGTCGCTGGGCAGCTCAGTAGCAGCAACGGtaacggtggtggtagtgagCTAGTGGACGGTGCCACCTCCGCGGAGCTCCTGGTCGGCGGCGAGATGCCCGGCGAGACGATCAAGATGGTCGGGATCCGGCGGAACCCGGACGAACCGCTCGGGCTGACGGTGGAGGTGGACGAACACGAGCAGCTCGTCGTGGCCCGGATCATCGCCGGCGGCATGATCGACCGGCAGGGGCTGCTGCACCCGGGTGACGTCATCCTGGAGGTGAACGGGGTGCCGGTGACCACGCCCGAGGAGCTGCAGGGCGAGATCTCGCAGGCGAAGGAGTCGGTCACGCTCAAGATCGGGCCCAGCCTCGAGGAGGAGATGAAATCCGCCCGGCTCACGATGGCCGGTGGACAGGTAAAGAATGGACGGAACTTAGACACGGGCAAGAAGCTGACG TGCTACATGCGCGCCCTGTTCGACTACGACCCCAACGAGGACAACCTGTTGCCGTGCAAGGAGATTGGCCTCTCGTTCCTGCGCGGTGACATCCTGCAGATCATCAACGTGAAGGACCCGAACTGGTGGCAGGCGAAGCACGCCGGCGAGGACGGCCCGACGGGGCTGATCCCGTCCCAGGAGCTGGAGGAACGCCGCCAGGCGTACGTGCCACCGGAGGCCGACTTCGTGCACAAGATCGGTATCTGTGGTACCCGG aTTTCAAAGAAGAAGCGGAAGATCCTgtacaaaaccaaacagaacagCGAGTTCGACAAAGCGGACCTGATGCTGTACGAGGAAGTTACCAAAATGCCCCCGTTCAAACGGAAGACCCTGGTGCTGGTCGGGGTGGCCGGTGTCGGACGTCGCACGCTGAAGAACCGCCTGATCAACAGCGATTTGGACAAGTTCGGCTCCGTGTTGCCCCACACTTCACGCCAGCCGCGGCCCCTGGAGGAGTCGGGAAAGGCGTACTGGTTCTCGGATCGCGAAGAAATGGAGCAGGAGATTCGGGAGAACAAGTTTCTGGAGTTCGGCGAGCACAACGGTAACCTGTACGGTACGCatctcgattcgattcgggaTGTCATACGGCAAG GCAAAATGTGCGTTCTGGACTGTTCCCCAGCGGCGCTGAAAACCTTGCACAACAGTCCGGAGTTTATGCCGTTCGTGGTGTTCATCGCAGCGCCGGGCATGGAGCAGTTGAAGTTGCTGTACTCCGAGCGCAGATCTGCCAGCGGATCGACGAGGAACTTACAC TTTGATCGGCAAAGCTCGATCCGCTATAGTTCGCGCCGTGCAAAGACACTGGAGTCGCTAGCATCGTTGTACGAG GACGATGATCTGATTTCGGCGGTAGAGGAAAGTGCGCTGCTGCAGCGAAAGTACGACAAGTACTTGGACATGGTCATTGTGAACGAGGATTTCGACGACACATTCCGACAAGTGACGGAAGCACTGGAGCAGCTGTCACACGAGCATCAGTGGGTCCCGGTGAACTGGATTTACTAG
- the LOC131211904 gene encoding uncharacterized protein LOC131211904: MNYGRKTPSTYRSTPSVYSHITSRSQSNLHSQRSRSMKSVRIPWYQKPLLHNNQYLDIQRGAFIMGLFSIFVAIFTIGTAVFDIYCLALAAPGSSHYGYYIISYEFVYVGNVHVRNALMVAALFSLIGGLVVLVTSIMLVHALRKEYETKIVPWLWSFAIFTLFRLLAFLFFSIVNDLIFAYNILITLIWSVVVVVSIYGWLMVYSLYLELSDLTKLEDLAHLRMGTMQSLNASVAHSLAGSRPTTPHSTVSTVPVGDTKFV; this comes from the coding sequence ATGAACTACGGGCGCAAAACACCGTCGACCTACCGGTCGACCCCGTCGGTCTACTCGCACATCACGAGCCGCTCGCAGTCGAATCTGCACTCGCAGCGGTCCCGCTCGATGAAGTCGGTCCGGATACCGTGGTACCAGAAGCCCCTGCTGCACAACAACCAGTACCTGGACATCCAGCGGGGCGCCTTCATCATGGGACTGTTCTCGATCTTCGTGGCGATCTTCACGATCGGCACGGCCGTGTTCGACATCTACTGCCTGGCGCTGGCCGCGCCCGGCTCGTCCCACTACGGCTACTACATCATCTCGTACGAGTTCGTGTACGTCGGCAACGTGCACGTCCGGAACGCGCTGATGGTGGCGGCTCTGTTCTCACTGATCGGTGgcctggtggtgctggtcacCAGCATCATGCTCGTGCACGCCCTGCGCAAGGAGTACGAAACGAAGATCGTGCCGTGGCTGTGGTCGTTCGCCATCTTCACGCTGTTCCGTCTGCTGGCGTTCCTGTTCTTCTCGATCGTCAACGATCTGATCTTTGCGTACAACATCCTGATCACGCTCATCtggagcgtcgtcgtcgtcgtctcgatCTACGGCTGGCTGATGGTGTACTCGCTCTACCTGGAGCTGTCCGATCTGACGAAGCTGGAGGATCTGGCGCACCTGCGCATGGGTACGATGCAATCGCTCAACGCGTCCGTTGCCCACTCGTTGGCCGGCTCGCGACCTACGACACCGCACAGTACCGTCTCGACGGTACCGGTCGGGGACACCAAGTTTGTCTAG
- the LOC131211903 gene encoding protein PALS2 isoform X3, with protein sequence MPGETIKMVGIRRNPDEPLGLTVEVDEHEQLVVARIIAGGMIDRQGLLHPGDVILEVNGVPVTTPEELQGEISQAKESVTLKIGPSLEEEMKSARLTMAGGQVKNGRNLDTGKKLTCYMRALFDYDPNEDNLLPCKEIGLSFLRGDILQIINVKDPNWWQAKHAGEDGPTGLIPSQELEERRQAYVPPEADFVHKIGICGTRISKKKRKILYKTKQNSEFDKADLMLYEEVTKMPPFKRKTLVLVGVAGVGRRTLKNRLINSDLDKFGSVLPHTSRQPRPLEESGKAYWFSDREEMEQEIRENKFLEFGEHNGNLYGTHLDSIRDVIRQGKMCVLDCSPAALKTLHNSPEFMPFVVFIAAPGMEQLKLLYSERRSASGSTRNLHDDDLISAVEESALLQRKYDKYLDMVIVNEDFDDTFRQVTEALEQLSHEHQWVPVNWIY encoded by the exons ATGCCCGGCGAGACGATCAAGATGGTCGGGATCCGGCGGAACCCGGACGAACCGCTCGGGCTGACGGTGGAGGTGGACGAACACGAGCAGCTCGTCGTGGCCCGGATCATCGCCGGCGGCATGATCGACCGGCAGGGGCTGCTGCACCCGGGTGACGTCATCCTGGAGGTGAACGGGGTGCCGGTGACCACGCCCGAGGAGCTGCAGGGCGAGATCTCGCAGGCGAAGGAGTCGGTCACGCTCAAGATCGGGCCCAGCCTCGAGGAGGAGATGAAATCCGCCCGGCTCACGATGGCCGGTGGACAGGTAAAGAATGGACGGAACTTAGACACGGGCAAGAAGCTGACG TGCTACATGCGCGCCCTGTTCGACTACGACCCCAACGAGGACAACCTGTTGCCGTGCAAGGAGATTGGCCTCTCGTTCCTGCGCGGTGACATCCTGCAGATCATCAACGTGAAGGACCCGAACTGGTGGCAGGCGAAGCACGCCGGCGAGGACGGCCCGACGGGGCTGATCCCGTCCCAGGAGCTGGAGGAACGCCGCCAGGCGTACGTGCCACCGGAGGCCGACTTCGTGCACAAGATCGGTATCTGTGGTACCCGG aTTTCAAAGAAGAAGCGGAAGATCCTgtacaaaaccaaacagaacagCGAGTTCGACAAAGCGGACCTGATGCTGTACGAGGAAGTTACCAAAATGCCCCCGTTCAAACGGAAGACCCTGGTGCTGGTCGGGGTGGCCGGTGTCGGACGTCGCACGCTGAAGAACCGCCTGATCAACAGCGATTTGGACAAGTTCGGCTCCGTGTTGCCCCACACTTCACGCCAGCCGCGGCCCCTGGAGGAGTCGGGAAAGGCGTACTGGTTCTCGGATCGCGAAGAAATGGAGCAGGAGATTCGGGAGAACAAGTTTCTGGAGTTCGGCGAGCACAACGGTAACCTGTACGGTACGCatctcgattcgattcgggaTGTCATACGGCAAG GCAAAATGTGCGTTCTGGACTGTTCCCCAGCGGCGCTGAAAACCTTGCACAACAGTCCGGAGTTTATGCCGTTCGTGGTGTTCATCGCAGCGCCGGGCATGGAGCAGTTGAAGTTGCTGTACTCCGAGCGCAGATCTGCCAGCGGATCGACGAGGAACTTACAC GACGATGATCTGATTTCGGCGGTAGAGGAAAGTGCGCTGCTGCAGCGAAAGTACGACAAGTACTTGGACATGGTCATTGTGAACGAGGATTTCGACGACACATTCCGACAAGTGACGGAAGCACTGGAGCAGCTGTCACACGAGCATCAGTGGGTCCCGGTGAACTGGATTTACTAG
- the LOC131211903 gene encoding protein PALS2 isoform X2: MPGETIKMVGIRRNPDEPLGLTVEVDEHEQLVVARIIAGGMIDRQGLLHPGDVILEVNGVPVTTPEELQGEISQAKESVTLKIGPSLEEEMKSARLTMAGGQCYMRALFDYDPNEDNLLPCKEIGLSFLRGDILQIINVKDPNWWQAKHAGEDGPTGLIPSQELEERRQAYVPPEADFVHKIGICGTRISKKKRKILYKTKQNSEFDKADLMLYEEVTKMPPFKRKTLVLVGVAGVGRRTLKNRLINSDLDKFGSVLPHTSRQPRPLEESGKAYWFSDREEMEQEIRENKFLEFGEHNGNLYGTHLDSIRDVIRQGKMCVLDCSPAALKTLHNSPEFMPFVVFIAAPGMEQLKLLYSERRSASGSTRNLHFDRQSSIRYSSRRAKTLESLASLYEDDDLISAVEESALLQRKYDKYLDMVIVNEDFDDTFRQVTEALEQLSHEHQWVPVNWIY, translated from the exons ATGCCCGGCGAGACGATCAAGATGGTCGGGATCCGGCGGAACCCGGACGAACCGCTCGGGCTGACGGTGGAGGTGGACGAACACGAGCAGCTCGTCGTGGCCCGGATCATCGCCGGCGGCATGATCGACCGGCAGGGGCTGCTGCACCCGGGTGACGTCATCCTGGAGGTGAACGGGGTGCCGGTGACCACGCCCGAGGAGCTGCAGGGCGAGATCTCGCAGGCGAAGGAGTCGGTCACGCTCAAGATCGGGCCCAGCCTCGAGGAGGAGATGAAATCCGCCCGGCTCACGATGGCCGGTGGACAG TGCTACATGCGCGCCCTGTTCGACTACGACCCCAACGAGGACAACCTGTTGCCGTGCAAGGAGATTGGCCTCTCGTTCCTGCGCGGTGACATCCTGCAGATCATCAACGTGAAGGACCCGAACTGGTGGCAGGCGAAGCACGCCGGCGAGGACGGCCCGACGGGGCTGATCCCGTCCCAGGAGCTGGAGGAACGCCGCCAGGCGTACGTGCCACCGGAGGCCGACTTCGTGCACAAGATCGGTATCTGTGGTACCCGG aTTTCAAAGAAGAAGCGGAAGATCCTgtacaaaaccaaacagaacagCGAGTTCGACAAAGCGGACCTGATGCTGTACGAGGAAGTTACCAAAATGCCCCCGTTCAAACGGAAGACCCTGGTGCTGGTCGGGGTGGCCGGTGTCGGACGTCGCACGCTGAAGAACCGCCTGATCAACAGCGATTTGGACAAGTTCGGCTCCGTGTTGCCCCACACTTCACGCCAGCCGCGGCCCCTGGAGGAGTCGGGAAAGGCGTACTGGTTCTCGGATCGCGAAGAAATGGAGCAGGAGATTCGGGAGAACAAGTTTCTGGAGTTCGGCGAGCACAACGGTAACCTGTACGGTACGCatctcgattcgattcgggaTGTCATACGGCAAG GCAAAATGTGCGTTCTGGACTGTTCCCCAGCGGCGCTGAAAACCTTGCACAACAGTCCGGAGTTTATGCCGTTCGTGGTGTTCATCGCAGCGCCGGGCATGGAGCAGTTGAAGTTGCTGTACTCCGAGCGCAGATCTGCCAGCGGATCGACGAGGAACTTACAC TTTGATCGGCAAAGCTCGATCCGCTATAGTTCGCGCCGTGCAAAGACACTGGAGTCGCTAGCATCGTTGTACGAG GACGATGATCTGATTTCGGCGGTAGAGGAAAGTGCGCTGCTGCAGCGAAAGTACGACAAGTACTTGGACATGGTCATTGTGAACGAGGATTTCGACGACACATTCCGACAAGTGACGGAAGCACTGGAGCAGCTGTCACACGAGCATCAGTGGGTCCCGGTGAACTGGATTTACTAG
- the LOC131211544 gene encoding glutathione S-transferase D7-like, giving the protein MAPLVLYHFPGSPPSRSALLVLRNLDLDVEVKIINLFAGEHMAEEYVAINPEHTVPTLVDETFVLWESKAIATYLTEQYKPGCYLYPNDPKTRALINHRLYFDSGTLFPALRQILASVLRSGITVVPQEMKETLHKALEKMESYLDGSEWMAGAECTLADLCALANVATIKHLGVSFDEFPNIDGWYERCQELPGTEENDEGAAFITNAVKSKLEEPY; this is encoded by the exons ATGGCCCCGTTAGTGCTGTACCATTTTCCCGGTTCGCCGCCTTCAAGGTCTGCTCTGCTGGTTTTGCGCAACTTGGACCTAGACGTTGAG GTGAAAATCATAAATCTGTTCGCTGGCGAGCATATGGCCGAAGAATACGTGGCCATCAACCCCGAGCACACCGTTCCGACGCTGGTTGACGAAACCTTTGTCCTGTGGGAATCGAAAGCCATCGCCACCTACCTGACGGAGCAGTACAAGCCAGGATGCTACCTGTATCCCAACGATCCCAAAACACGGGCCCTGATCAACCACCGCCTGTACTTCGACTCGGGCACTCTGTTCCCGGCTCTACGGCAAATATTGGCATCCGTCCTGCGCTCAGGAATAACGGTCGTACCACAGGAGATGAAGGAAACCCTGCACAAGGCACTGGAAAAGATGGAATCCTATTTGGATGGCAGCGAGTGGATGGCCGGTGCAGAATGTACTTTAGCCGATCTGTGCGCACTGGCCAACGTGGCGACGATCAAGCATCTGGGCGTAAGTTTCGACGAATTTCCCAACATCGATGGGTGGTACGAACGCTGCCAGGAGTTGCCGGGCACCGAGGAAAACGACGAGGGCGCCGCTTTCATTACCAACGCCGTCAAATCCAAGCTTGAGGAGCCATACTAA